From a region of the Planctomycetia bacterium genome:
- a CDS encoding protein kinase → MKPTTACPPADLLRLAAETSLAGAELETILVHLERCGICTEAFRTLSGKDAWSETLRNVPALSPASLEEAEAVARLIDVLRRVGPGEDQSLRRALSAESTTVAKASSVTTRSSDYSFLSPPTSTDELGRLGSYRVLRELGRGGMGIVFEAEDPALHRRVALKVMQPSQAADAAAKQRFLVEARATAAIEHEHIVIIHQVGEEAGLPYLTMQLLRGESLAARLEKGAALPVGEALRVALETAQGLAAAHARGLIHRDIKPANIWIDAKGDRVKVVDFGLARDLTSDVQLTQSGALAGTPAYMSPEQVEARPLDARTDLFSLGCVLYRMLTGRNPFTGQTLVSVLNAVTGTTPPAVESLNPRVPRAAVQLVERLLAKNRNERPASADEVVVELQKILTTQMAEASDVVPLPETATAGRSSNNNRRHVWIAAAAAAFFFICCGAWVVIRDKDGRETARVQLPEGGSATIAGESATAPKSVVPSKIPVVAASGSLKWPPESRNSKAYFDAQRAFAEWAISVGAYIAIDHSGYDAKSSEQLPKTPFRVQHVSLSGSALIKVTESDLARLEDVPELLFLRLSDIPLTSAGQERIVRLDNLQTLELANCGAVDDVFVDRVGSMTNLKTLGFEDCGPIDEAMTERIGRLEKLTKLTLDSCGLIDEALKPLAGLREMEYLSFQDNKQLTDEAFEHLQAMRKLKWLNISDSQRIRGRKVSFLQGCAALERLTLGYNVDDEGLSEIAKLKTLSVVEAAGPYTDKGLESLGALSHLKGFAINSRNVTDSGLNKLIRKCRLTETVHIGNTPGTDAIIDALAEQKALKRIDLPSRISASAYERLRTALPGTDLAWLGKPVPATKAP, encoded by the coding sequence ATGAAACCGACCACCGCCTGCCCGCCTGCCGACCTGCTCCGCCTCGCCGCCGAGACTTCGTTGGCAGGCGCCGAGTTGGAAACGATCTTAGTGCATCTGGAACGTTGCGGTATCTGTACCGAAGCGTTTCGCACGCTCAGCGGCAAAGATGCCTGGAGCGAAACGCTACGCAACGTGCCGGCCTTGTCGCCGGCGTCGTTGGAAGAAGCAGAGGCGGTGGCGCGGCTCATCGATGTGTTGCGCCGCGTCGGGCCGGGCGAGGACCAATCTCTAAGGCGGGCGTTGAGTGCCGAGTCGACGACCGTAGCCAAGGCCTCTTCCGTCACGACGAGATCGAGCGATTACTCTTTTCTCTCACCGCCGACATCGACGGATGAACTCGGTCGCCTCGGATCGTACCGCGTGCTGCGGGAACTGGGCCGAGGCGGGATGGGCATCGTGTTTGAGGCCGAGGATCCGGCCCTGCATCGTCGCGTGGCACTGAAGGTGATGCAGCCGTCGCAGGCAGCCGACGCTGCGGCCAAGCAAAGATTCTTAGTCGAGGCCCGTGCCACGGCGGCGATCGAGCATGAGCACATCGTCATTATTCATCAAGTCGGTGAAGAGGCCGGTTTGCCGTATCTCACGATGCAATTACTGCGTGGCGAATCGTTGGCCGCGCGCCTAGAAAAAGGTGCGGCACTACCGGTAGGCGAAGCATTGCGGGTCGCCTTAGAAACGGCACAGGGCCTGGCGGCGGCTCATGCACGAGGCCTGATTCATCGCGACATCAAGCCCGCTAATATCTGGATCGATGCGAAAGGTGATCGCGTCAAAGTCGTCGACTTCGGCTTGGCTCGAGATCTGACGAGCGACGTCCAGCTGACTCAAAGCGGAGCTTTGGCCGGCACGCCCGCCTATATGTCGCCCGAGCAAGTCGAGGCGCGGCCGCTCGACGCACGAACCGATCTCTTCAGTCTCGGTTGCGTGCTCTATCGGATGCTGACGGGGCGAAACCCGTTCACCGGTCAAACATTGGTGAGTGTGCTGAACGCGGTTACGGGGACCACGCCGCCGGCAGTCGAATCGCTGAATCCGCGAGTGCCGCGCGCCGCCGTGCAGCTGGTCGAGCGTTTGCTGGCGAAGAATCGCAACGAGCGTCCAGCATCTGCCGACGAGGTCGTCGTTGAATTGCAGAAAATCCTGACGACGCAAATGGCCGAGGCATCCGATGTCGTGCCGCTGCCGGAAACCGCAACCGCCGGTCGATCGAGCAACAACAATCGTCGTCATGTTTGGATCGCCGCAGCCGCGGCCGCGTTCTTCTTTATCTGCTGCGGCGCTTGGGTCGTCATTCGCGACAAGGACGGTCGCGAGACGGCCCGCGTTCAGTTGCCCGAAGGCGGCAGTGCGACGATAGCCGGCGAGTCGGCGACGGCACCGAAGAGCGTCGTCCCGTCGAAGATCCCCGTCGTGGCAGCCTCCGGTTCGCTCAAATGGCCGCCGGAATCACGCAACAGCAAAGCGTATTTCGATGCCCAGCGAGCGTTTGCCGAGTGGGCGATTAGTGTCGGTGCTTATATCGCAATCGACCACTCCGGATACGACGCCAAGAGTTCAGAGCAATTGCCGAAGACCCCTTTCCGTGTTCAACACGTCTCGCTATCCGGCTCAGCTCTGATCAAGGTTACGGAATCCGACCTGGCACGGTTGGAGGATGTACCGGAGCTGCTTTTTCTGCGGCTCTCCGACATACCGCTGACTTCGGCAGGACAAGAACGGATTGTACGTCTCGACAACTTGCAAACACTGGAGTTGGCGAACTGCGGAGCGGTCGACGATGTGTTCGTCGATCGAGTCGGAAGTATGACCAACTTAAAGACGTTGGGATTCGAAGATTGCGGCCCAATCGACGAGGCGATGACCGAACGGATCGGACGACTTGAGAAATTAACAAAGCTCACTCTCGATAGCTGTGGCTTGATTGATGAAGCACTGAAGCCGCTGGCTGGGCTACGGGAAATGGAATACCTGTCCTTCCAGGACAACAAACAACTCACCGACGAAGCCTTCGAGCATTTGCAGGCAATGCGAAAGCTTAAGTGGCTCAATATTTCGGATAGTCAGAGGATCCGAGGTAGGAAGGTGAGTTTTCTACAGGGGTGCGCGGCGTTGGAGAGGTTGACCCTGGGTTACAACGTCGATGATGAAGGCTTGTCCGAAATCGCCAAGCTGAAGACCTTGAGTGTCGTCGAAGCGGCGGGACCGTACACCGACAAGGGGCTCGAAAGCCTAGGCGCGCTTTCGCATCTCAAAGGCTTCGCTATCAACTCTAGGAACGTCACCGACTCCGGTTTGAACAAACTGATTCGCAAGTGCCGTCTCACGGAAACGGTTCACATCGGCAATACGCCGGGTACCGACGCAATCATCGACGCGTTGGCCGAACAGAAGGCTTTAAAGCGCATTGATCTACCGTCGCGCATCTCCGCATCGGCTTACGAGCGATTGCGTACGGCCCTCCCGGGAACTGATCTCGCTTGGCTCGGAAAGCCCGTTCCAGCGACCAAGGCGCCGTGA
- a CDS encoding SulP family inorganic anion transporter — MSDASLALNEKPQNGIAGLKHIRHDILSGIVVSLVSLPLSSGIAIASGVPPIYGLISAIIAGFIFPFIGGAYMTIAGPAAGLAPAIIAVMVSLGGAGDATHVGEGYPFLLVVIFMVGCCQLLMAVFKLARYAAMIPVAVVEGMLASIGVIIIVKQFIPFFGFTGSVHAKEFYEYLLHFPEIAQGMTPAVFAVAFATLASLFIMGALQKKVRFLQIMPPQLIAVVFGVLLAQGLGLGALNDGKFLIKIPENPFHGIHTPHFAELFARHDLWYAAIMGVIMLTLIDGVESLATAMAIDRIDPFHRRSSPNRVLLAMAISNIASSLVGGLTIIPGGVKSKVNVAAGGRTLWANFTNAVCLILYLLVGYQLINMIPLCVLAAVLIYTGWRMCEPLVWRHVAHIGKEQLGIFMFTIVATLATDLLIGIVTGVVAKFFLDAYLCRKAVLTFPRGARTSIFMDLFAHPVGRREMVDGTLHLYVDRPIAWFNAHKLERELSNLPTDAQDIVVHMSETVSMSESVIGFFQNPISHKALIDGEYHLHVTKPLVCFNTMQLSKELESIPEEATKVHVHIDERVAIIDHSSCDTLMHAVRESKHSGVPVEIVGLERMVALSHHDSCVRIADNNLLQTSA; from the coding sequence ATGTCCGACGCCAGTCTCGCGTTAAACGAGAAGCCGCAAAACGGCATCGCCGGTTTGAAACACATTCGACACGATATCCTATCCGGAATCGTCGTCTCGCTCGTTTCGTTGCCCTTGTCGTCGGGCATCGCTATCGCCTCGGGTGTGCCACCGATCTACGGACTCATTTCGGCGATCATCGCCGGCTTTATCTTTCCGTTCATCGGCGGCGCGTACATGACCATCGCCGGCCCTGCGGCCGGCCTAGCGCCGGCGATCATCGCCGTGATGGTTTCGCTGGGTGGCGCGGGAGATGCCACGCACGTCGGCGAAGGCTATCCGTTCTTGCTCGTCGTGATCTTCATGGTGGGCTGCTGTCAGTTGCTGATGGCCGTGTTTAAGTTGGCCCGCTACGCGGCGATGATTCCGGTAGCGGTGGTCGAGGGGATGCTCGCCTCGATCGGCGTGATCATCATCGTGAAGCAGTTCATTCCGTTCTTCGGCTTTACGGGCTCGGTGCACGCGAAGGAGTTTTACGAGTACCTGCTCCATTTCCCGGAGATCGCTCAGGGAATGACGCCGGCGGTGTTCGCCGTGGCATTCGCGACTCTCGCTTCGCTATTCATCATGGGCGCGCTGCAGAAGAAGGTTCGCTTTCTGCAGATCATGCCGCCGCAGCTCATCGCCGTGGTGTTCGGCGTGTTGCTCGCGCAAGGGCTCGGCCTCGGCGCTTTGAACGACGGGAAGTTTCTGATCAAGATTCCGGAGAACCCGTTCCACGGGATCCACACGCCTCATTTCGCCGAGCTCTTCGCGCGGCATGATCTTTGGTATGCGGCGATCATGGGGGTGATCATGCTCACGCTGATCGACGGCGTGGAGTCGCTGGCCACAGCGATGGCGATCGACCGGATCGATCCGTTTCACCGTCGATCGTCGCCGAATCGGGTATTGCTCGCCATGGCGATCTCGAACATCGCGTCGAGTCTGGTCGGCGGCCTGACGATCATCCCCGGCGGAGTGAAGAGCAAGGTCAACGTCGCGGCCGGCGGACGAACCTTGTGGGCCAATTTCACGAACGCGGTTTGTCTGATTCTTTATCTCCTGGTCGGCTATCAGCTGATCAACATGATTCCGCTTTGCGTCTTGGCGGCGGTGCTGATTTACACCGGCTGGAGGATGTGCGAGCCGCTCGTGTGGCGTCATGTGGCCCACATCGGCAAGGAGCAACTAGGCATCTTCATGTTCACGATCGTCGCCACGCTGGCGACGGACTTGCTGATCGGCATCGTGACCGGGGTCGTCGCGAAGTTCTTCCTCGACGCCTATCTCTGCCGCAAGGCCGTATTGACGTTCCCACGTGGAGCTCGCACGTCGATCTTCATGGATCTGTTCGCCCATCCGGTCGGTCGTCGCGAAATGGTCGACGGCACGCTGCATCTGTACGTCGACCGACCGATCGCTTGGTTCAACGCTCATAAGCTCGAGCGGGAACTCAGTAATCTGCCGACGGATGCGCAAGACATCGTCGTGCATATGAGCGAAACGGTATCGATGTCGGAAAGTGTGATCGGCTTTTTTCAGAACCCGATCAGCCACAAGGCGCTGATCGACGGCGAGTATCACCTACACGTGACGAAGCCGCTCGTCTGCTTCAACACGATGCAACTTAGCAAGGAGTTGGAATCGATCCCGGAAGAGGCGACGAAGGTGCATGTGCACATCGACGAGCGCGTGGCGATCATCGACCACTCGTCGTGCGACACGCTGATGCATGCCGTCCGAGAGTCGAAGCACTCGGGCGTGCCGGTCGAAATCGTCGGGCTCGAACGGATGGTCGCCCTCTCACACCACGACTCGTGCGTGCGGATCGCAGACAACAACCTCCTCCAGACCTCGGCTTAG
- a CDS encoding alpha/beta hydrolase translates to MRASQFSLTTFFCATFAACRLRAMTALFCILTCVHAGAGALFVSAARAMDEVHAIADGRLASGQEINIHSLDARPLLADGRIWLVIHGNNSGPERMRPLADTLAAATPETQVLLLDWSDAAKSRFGAWAQAENHIDTVAAWVYQSLVDRRIDGSRLNIVGHSFGAYVADRLAARYGRVETLLALDPAIDVPAGFPYGGSSEFDPRTPGLIDFAAHARRSLSFRAATDPLGLNRTALTADECFLVQGVDHSRVVDVVAGMLQLGEFDLFRRYLALDDLDDAATDRPWLRRSITARDELNADGKRVISVTPASSNGEGFDACLLADRQRRIHCLQYLDSQRTVQRLSLAPTGALAENERP, encoded by the coding sequence ATGAGAGCCTCGCAATTCAGCCTGACGACGTTTTTCTGTGCAACGTTTGCCGCGTGCCGTCTCCGTGCGATGACCGCTCTATTCTGCATCTTGACCTGCGTTCATGCCGGAGCAGGCGCGTTGTTTGTCTCGGCAGCGCGTGCGATGGACGAGGTACATGCCATTGCCGACGGGCGACTCGCCTCGGGGCAAGAGATCAACATTCACTCTCTTGATGCCCGACCGCTTCTTGCCGATGGACGAATTTGGCTCGTCATTCACGGCAACAACTCCGGTCCCGAGCGGATGCGTCCGCTCGCAGACACATTGGCCGCCGCAACGCCCGAAACGCAAGTCCTTCTCTTGGATTGGAGTGACGCCGCAAAAAGTCGTTTTGGAGCTTGGGCCCAGGCCGAAAACCATATCGACACCGTGGCCGCTTGGGTCTACCAAAGCTTAGTCGATCGACGCATCGACGGCTCGCGACTTAATATCGTCGGCCACAGTTTTGGTGCGTATGTCGCCGATCGGCTGGCTGCTCGATACGGTCGGGTGGAAACGCTCCTCGCGCTCGATCCCGCCATCGACGTCCCCGCCGGGTTCCCGTACGGCGGCAGTTCCGAGTTCGATCCGCGCACGCCTGGCTTGATCGACTTCGCCGCTCATGCGCGACGCTCTTTGAGCTTTCGAGCGGCGACTGACCCGCTAGGCCTCAATCGCACGGCACTTACGGCGGACGAATGCTTCTTGGTTCAGGGGGTCGATCACTCACGTGTCGTCGACGTTGTGGCAGGAATGCTTCAACTCGGCGAATTCGACTTGTTTCGACGCTACCTTGCACTCGACGACTTGGACGACGCGGCGACGGATCGGCCGTGGCTACGCCGCTCCATAACAGCGCGCGACGAACTTAACGCCGACGGAAAGCGCGTCATCTCGGTTACGCCGGCTAGTTCGAACGGCGAAGGCTTCGACGCTTGTCTACTTGCCGATCGTCAGAGACGGATTCATTGCCTGCAATACCTCGATAGTCAACGGACGGTGCAACGGCTGAGTCTCGCACCGACCGGCGCGCTCGCCGAAAACGAACGTCCCTAA
- a CDS encoding sigma-70 family RNA polymerase sigma factor, which yields MHTTQPTLLQKLRDPRDQVAWNKFVELYTPLLVYWGRQRGLQTEDAADLVQDVLSHLVHKLPEFEYQPHKRFRNWLATVTRNKFIDRTRKRWEQGLGGDESRAEPIEPELDGFDEQEYRQYLVRRALEIVRRDYQEATWQACWRSVTTDDSAAEIAQQLNLTEGAVYAAKCRILRRLREELAGLIDD from the coding sequence ATGCACACCACGCAGCCGACGCTGTTGCAGAAATTGCGCGATCCGCGTGATCAGGTGGCGTGGAACAAGTTCGTCGAGCTCTACACCCCGTTGCTCGTCTACTGGGGACGGCAACGCGGATTGCAAACGGAAGACGCAGCCGACTTGGTGCAAGACGTTCTTTCGCACTTGGTCCACAAACTTCCCGAGTTCGAATACCAACCCCACAAGCGTTTTCGCAATTGGCTGGCGACGGTCACGCGCAACAAGTTCATCGATCGGACCCGCAAGCGGTGGGAACAGGGTCTGGGGGGCGATGAAAGTCGGGCCGAGCCGATCGAGCCCGAATTGGACGGGTTCGACGAGCAAGAGTACCGGCAGTACCTCGTCCGCCGAGCTTTAGAGATCGTCCGGCGTGACTATCAAGAAGCCACGTGGCAGGCCTGTTGGCGGTCGGTGACGACCGACGATTCGGCCGCCGAGATCGCCCAGCAACTCAACCTGACCGAAGGGGCCGTGTATGCCGCTAAGTGCCGAATTCTCAGGCGGTTGCGCGAGGAATTGGCAGGACTGATCGACGACTGA
- a CDS encoding tetratricopeptide repeat protein, with protein MYAVICNRLCEPSRRLIRSVVLLAALSCGTFTRADDYVLRPSDGAFSICFPENHDRFIERWSTEYVAEQKGVSYHIGLFSETSSIEAAAYFERYDAGFKTKGSVIALGWIEGRSYRISNKGKIDLVQLFRTSKALISLKLSGTETALAATDTAAFFKSFRLADTVWTCNAPTSAAEYVARGKEYVRNKMTERALSDFARALEIDSECIKALEARADCYASLQRYEKAAADCEKIVQCRPNEARSYCIRARVLAGLDKKKAWEDYTHALKIAPYSSAIYYDRGALHINLLNEVDQALADFTQAILLDPTNEDNFLARSVVYQRKGQISQANADKRSAAALRPVPPDEYTKELDAADRAFAQDRFEESLVHSSKAVHLWKSAAGYRLRAMALRESGEYQNALEEFRHAVELLNQAPPSDYDEQLALLYAGMGKTFFQLGDYERVVRYSYRANNNDREAPIAWDLVISSYLAQAQNAKAAAAAKTVQLDQCDAAIHRNPQCAFHFLARSMKYLDKGDYAQASTDVAEAVRLGLEKALPMAIYLRARISFEKKDFAAAITDFDEAIRLGVPDELANAYLYRGRAWQSLGDEKKSTADHDEAIRIDPSNYYAYARRGELRFGRKEYAIAIEDYTKAISLCEDAGIDAQPSGWIYHARGHAWYRQKQYQRALEDLIRSFTLNGDDGGAYNLVAWIYATCLDEKYRHGGLALDMARTACKKNTDWKNLSYLDTFAAALAEVGDFDKALEIQKLIVDAAPPSDKAEYQTRLKLYAAKKPFRE; from the coding sequence ATGTATGCCGTTATTTGCAATCGCTTGTGCGAACCGTCGCGACGCTTGATCCGGAGCGTCGTATTACTAGCCGCGCTATCGTGCGGCACGTTCACTCGGGCTGACGATTACGTGCTTCGGCCGTCAGACGGCGCGTTTTCGATTTGTTTTCCGGAGAACCACGACAGATTCATCGAGAGATGGTCAACGGAATACGTAGCGGAGCAAAAGGGCGTCTCCTATCACATCGGGTTATTTTCAGAGACTTCCTCCATTGAAGCGGCGGCATATTTCGAGCGCTATGACGCAGGATTTAAAACGAAAGGAAGTGTTATCGCCCTAGGGTGGATTGAGGGTCGTTCCTATCGGATTTCAAACAAAGGCAAAATAGACCTCGTTCAACTCTTTCGAACTTCGAAGGCCTTGATAAGTCTGAAATTATCCGGCACCGAGACGGCTCTCGCGGCGACAGATACCGCGGCTTTTTTTAAGTCCTTTCGTTTGGCGGACACAGTATGGACGTGCAACGCGCCAACGAGTGCTGCGGAATACGTCGCCCGCGGTAAGGAATACGTACGGAATAAAATGACAGAGCGAGCCTTGTCGGATTTCGCTCGAGCCCTTGAGATCGATTCGGAATGCATCAAGGCTTTGGAAGCTCGGGCCGACTGTTATGCGAGTCTGCAGCGATATGAAAAAGCTGCTGCCGACTGCGAAAAGATCGTTCAATGCCGACCCAACGAAGCGCGGTCCTACTGCATTCGCGCCCGTGTCCTAGCCGGCCTCGATAAAAAGAAAGCCTGGGAGGACTACACCCATGCTCTCAAGATCGCCCCCTACTCGAGCGCCATCTATTACGACCGAGGCGCTCTGCATATCAACCTTCTTAACGAAGTCGACCAGGCTCTGGCCGACTTCACACAAGCCATCCTCCTCGACCCGACAAACGAAGACAATTTCTTGGCTCGAAGCGTGGTGTATCAGCGGAAAGGTCAAATAAGCCAAGCCAACGCCGATAAACGAAGTGCCGCCGCACTCCGCCCCGTTCCGCCTGATGAATATACCAAGGAACTGGACGCCGCCGATCGCGCCTTCGCTCAAGATCGGTTTGAGGAGTCCCTCGTTCACAGTAGTAAGGCCGTTCATCTTTGGAAATCCGCCGCAGGCTATCGCCTTCGCGCGATGGCCTTACGTGAAAGCGGCGAATATCAAAATGCGCTCGAGGAGTTCCGTCATGCCGTGGAGTTATTGAACCAGGCCCCCCCCAGCGACTACGACGAGCAGCTGGCTTTGCTCTACGCCGGCATGGGTAAGACGTTCTTCCAACTCGGCGATTATGAACGAGTGGTTCGCTATTCATACCGGGCAAATAACAACGATCGCGAAGCTCCGATTGCTTGGGATTTAGTGATCTCGAGCTACCTCGCGCAAGCGCAAAACGCGAAGGCGGCGGCGGCGGCAAAAACGGTGCAACTTGATCAATGCGACGCGGCCATCCACCGCAATCCTCAATGTGCGTTTCACTTCTTGGCACGCAGCATGAAGTACCTAGACAAGGGAGACTACGCACAGGCCTCGACGGACGTCGCAGAAGCAGTCCGTCTCGGACTGGAGAAGGCTCTACCCATGGCAATCTACCTTCGAGCCCGGATTTCATTTGAGAAAAAGGATTTCGCCGCCGCGATCACGGACTTCGACGAGGCAATTCGACTCGGCGTCCCAGACGAGTTGGCTAACGCCTATCTCTATCGCGGCCGAGCCTGGCAATCACTGGGCGATGAGAAGAAGAGCACCGCCGATCACGACGAGGCGATTCGAATTGATCCAAGCAATTATTATGCTTACGCGCGTCGCGGCGAATTACGGTTCGGTCGGAAAGAATATGCGATCGCGATCGAAGACTACACCAAGGCGATCTCCCTCTGCGAAGACGCCGGGATTGATGCCCAACCGTCGGGTTGGATTTACCATGCGCGAGGCCACGCATGGTATCGTCAAAAGCAGTATCAGCGAGCATTGGAAGACCTCATAAGGTCCTTCACGCTTAACGGAGATGACGGAGGTGCCTACAACCTCGTGGCTTGGATCTACGCTACCTGCCTCGACGAAAAGTACCGACACGGTGGATTAGCGCTCGATATGGCTCGCACGGCCTGCAAAAAAAATACGGACTGGAAGAATTTATCCTATCTAGACACCTTTGCGGCAGCTCTCGCCGAAGTCGGCGATTTCGACAAAGCGCTGGAGATACAAAAACTCATTGTGGACGCAGCGCCCCCCTCCGATAAGGCTGAATATCAAACTCGGCTGAAGCTCTACGCAGCGAAGAAACCGTTCCGTGAGTGA
- a CDS encoding DMT family protein yields the protein MMVLSNRVGDLHMNLGQLKILQEVDTPCIFVRLSLLDMKSHLSWNFAWAELRRCGAVYFVCRYFPSPEICLFAAHDKSV from the coding sequence ATGATGGTGCTATCCAACCGCGTCGGCGATCTGCATATGAACCTCGGTCAGCTCAAGATCCTACAAGAAGTCGACACACCTTGCATATTCGTTCGCCTTTCGCTGCTCGACATGAAAAGTCATCTGAGTTGGAACTTCGCCTGGGCCGAGCTCCGCAGGTGCGGCGCGGTGTACTTCGTGTGTCGCTACTTTCCGTCGCCGGAAATCTGCTTATTCGCTGCGCACGATAAAAGCGTTTGA
- a CDS encoding DUF1801 domain-containing protein yields the protein MPPDDFTAVFAKLKSILKKYEKRCAVDVDTDTEYFLNSKKSERMNKPTFFAGVSINKVSISFYLNNADSSSEIRDSLSPELRKCLHGKSCFRFKRDEPKLFKELIALTNRVVPHTGSD from the coding sequence ATGCCACCTGATGACTTCACGGCTGTTTTCGCGAAGCTCAAGTCCATCTTAAAAAAGTATGAGAAACGCTGCGCCGTCGATGTAGATACGGACACGGAGTATTTTCTCAATTCGAAGAAGTCTGAGCGGATGAACAAGCCGACCTTTTTCGCGGGTGTCAGCATCAACAAGGTTTCGATTAGCTTCTACTTGAATAACGCGGATTCCTCTTCCGAAATTCGCGACTCACTTTCGCCGGAGCTTCGCAAATGCTTACATGGTAAATCGTGCTTTCGATTCAAGCGGGACGAGCCGAAGTTGTTCAAGGAATTGATAGCTCTGACTAACCGGGTTGTGCCGCATACCGGCTCCGATTAG
- a CDS encoding tyrosine-type recombinase/integrase produces MPALRVKDLKKGMVKEWLDEDYAERSANKRTAAVRSIMRSFHWALDDERVDSIPIGRIKTERPAHRELVLDKAAWGKLLALLENKHGKNYDDFRDYLTVIWETGCRPQEIRLVEAKYFERENRRWVFPKEKSKGKKMQRVVYLNDEAFAICERHAALHPTGQMFRQQSGTPWDRNAVRCKFRRLKIQMGLKELCAYTLRHSWATRMLVAGVDSHVVAKLMGHRHPIHRQTTFQVDDPATERVAVGIARASFRQLRWR; encoded by the coding sequence GTGCCTGCCTTGCGGGTCAAAGACCTCAAGAAGGGCATGGTGAAGGAATGGCTCGATGAGGACTATGCCGAGCGCTCTGCGAACAAGCGCACGGCCGCCGTGCGGTCAATAATGCGGTCCTTCCATTGGGCTCTGGATGACGAACGCGTTGATTCGATCCCCATCGGCCGCATCAAAACGGAACGGCCGGCGCACCGTGAGCTTGTGCTCGACAAGGCCGCATGGGGCAAGCTCCTAGCATTGCTCGAAAACAAGCACGGCAAGAACTACGACGACTTCCGCGACTACCTAACCGTCATCTGGGAGACCGGATGTCGGCCGCAGGAAATCCGACTTGTCGAAGCGAAATACTTTGAGCGTGAAAATCGTCGCTGGGTGTTTCCGAAAGAGAAGTCGAAAGGCAAGAAAATGCAGCGCGTCGTCTACCTAAATGACGAAGCGTTCGCGATCTGTGAGCGACATGCGGCTTTGCATCCGACCGGACAAATGTTCCGGCAACAGAGCGGCACGCCGTGGGATCGAAACGCCGTGCGATGCAAGTTTCGGCGGCTTAAGATTCAAATGGGCCTGAAGGAACTCTGTGCCTACACCCTTCGCCATAGCTGGGCGACACGTATGCTCGTCGCCGGCGTCGACTCTCATGTCGTTGCGAAGCTCATGGGGCATCGGCACCCGATACATCGGCAAACGACATTTCAGGTCGATGACCCTGCAACCGAGCGGGTTGCGGTCGGGATCGCGAGAGCGAGCTTTCGGCAGCTTCGTTGGCGCTGA
- a CDS encoding formylglycine-generating enzyme family protein — translation MYALNRCAAFITMFSVLVIFGVQTGRCDEPKPGSREAMTRNSIGMKLTYIPAGEFTMGTPDHLPSRNKGEDEHRVTIVKPFDLGIFEVTRGEFRQFVLETKYLTDLEKPQSDSDRIIFRTGYRADEKRTIHDQIYDWRYTGFDQSDDHPVVNVTAADARAFCDWLSKRDGNNYRLPTESEWEYACRAGSTTIYSSGDDPTDLVKYGNVQDASWVNAKIDWFGTGSKYLTNSFKGDDGFVFTSPVGRFRPNVFGLFDVHGNVYEMCRVEASDDSLEGVQIRGGAWSWSPEAYCRLGNRYKWGEGRPFFNVGFRVVRER, via the coding sequence ATGTATGCCCTCAATCGCTGTGCAGCGTTCATCACGATGTTTTCGGTTCTCGTTATTTTCGGCGTCCAAACGGGTCGTTGCGACGAACCGAAGCCCGGCTCACGGGAGGCGATGACTCGAAATTCAATCGGCATGAAGCTGACGTATATTCCCGCCGGCGAGTTTACGATGGGAACGCCAGATCATCTGCCATCTCGCAATAAAGGAGAAGACGAGCATCGAGTCACCATCGTAAAGCCGTTCGATCTAGGCATTTTTGAAGTTACTCGCGGCGAGTTCCGTCAATTTGTGCTTGAAACGAAGTACCTGACCGATTTGGAGAAGCCTCAGTCGGATTCAGACAGAATCATTTTCAGAACAGGGTATCGAGCGGACGAAAAGAGAACGATTCACGACCAGATTTACGATTGGCGATATACCGGCTTCGACCAGAGCGATGACCATCCGGTCGTCAACGTCACGGCGGCCGACGCACGGGCATTTTGCGATTGGCTCTCCAAACGCGACGGGAACAACTATCGGCTGCCTACGGAGTCGGAATGGGAGTACGCTTGCCGTGCAGGATCCACGACCATTTATTCGTCCGGCGATGATCCGACGGACTTGGTCAAATACGGTAACGTTCAGGATGCGTCGTGGGTGAACGCAAAGATCGACTGGTTTGGCACTGGCAGTAAATACCTGACCAATAGCTTCAAAGGCGACGACGGGTTTGTTTTTACCTCGCCAGTAGGCCGCTTCCGACCTAACGTATTCGGTCTATTTGACGTGCACGGTAACGTCTATGAAATGTGCCGCGTCGAAGCGAGCGACGATTCGCTCGAAGGGGTACAGATACGAGGCGGGGCGTGGTCCTGGTCGCCGGAAGCTTATTGCCGGTTGGGAAATCGTTATAAATGGGGCGAAGGAAGACCTTTTTTCAACGTCGGATTCCGCGTTGTTCGCGAGCGGTAG